The Tursiops truncatus isolate mTurTru1 chromosome X, mTurTru1.mat.Y, whole genome shotgun sequence DNA segment CTTCTCCTTCCCACCCGTCGCCCCCGGAGGCTCCGGGAGTTTCAAACGCTGTGCCACTCGCCTGGGCTGGCGGCGGCGGCAGTCGGGGGTTCCCTCTCCCCGCAGCCCGCGTTCCCGCGCCGCTAGTCTGGCAGACAACCCGAAAGGCGGGTGATGTCGCGCTCTGAGTCTCGCGTCTCGAGGCTCTGGTCAGGAAGGctgtaaaacaaaaaaggagaaggacGGAATCCGTTAAGCAGAGCCTTTTCCCCGGGGAGGCCGCGCGGCTGCGCAGCGAGAGCAGCGCTCAGTGGTCCTGGCAGGTGCGCGGCCAGTGGAGGGGGCCCTGCGGTTCGCCCGGAGGACGGCCTCGGCTCCTCTCCGGCCACCGTCCCCCCCCTCCAAGAAACTTTTCTTTCACTTGGAGAGGCTCTGTGTTGCCATGAAAACGGATTTTCCAAGGGGCCCGACCCTCCCCCTCAGGGGCATCGGACTGGAAAAACCGAAATGGCCAGAGAGCAGAGACAAAAAGGGGCCGCTAAGCGGGGGCCCGGAGAAGAGAGCCGAAGCCGGTTcaccccctccgccccccacACACGCCTCGTCGCACCACCGCAGGGGAGCGCCTCCGCCCGGCCGGGGCAGCGGGCGTCTGACTGCTCGCCCTCCCGCAAACCACCGGGAGCCTCGCCGCCCCCGTGCGCTCCGCGGTCCCGAAGCCTGTCTCCCGAGCCCGGGTCCCTGACCCCCGCTCTGTACTGGGCGCGCTGGCCCGAGGCTTCCCAGCGGAGGGTCCATCTGGACAGGGGCCGATTCCTGGGAGGGCTTTTCGGAGCCGCAGCCCGGGGTACCTCCGCTGCGCCCTGAGTCCCCAAGCCCGCCTGGGTAGCTGGCTATGCCTAGTGTCCCTAACGCTGGCAGCAGAAGCGGTCAGAGGACCTCCGCGCAGACAGCGGGAAGCTTTGCAGGGTGGACCCGGGACCGGACGCCTCTCGTCACTGACAGGGCTGCAAAGTTGTTTTCTGAACCCCGTGggcgccccctgcccccccaaacCTGCTcgcgctccccctcccccctccgtCACCTCCTCGAGTTTCGTTCTTTCAAACTTTTTGAGACCCTAATTGGTGGTCTCTGAGCGGCTCCCCGGGACTCCCGCCTCCTGAATAACTCTCATCACGTCACCGGGCCCAAGAGGGGCGTGGGGGTGAACGAAAGGACTCCCCGAACTTTTTTCTTCCAGCGGGGCCGAACGGCGGCTCCGTGATGATTGGCCAGGGCGCACCACTGCGAGCCTGTCAATCACCGGGCCTCCCGGGAGCGAGGGGCGGACCGAGCCCCAACCCCGGGGGATCCGAGCAGGTATATAAGAGGCCCGGAGAGCGCCCGGCCAGACTGCGAATGCGACCAGCCCGAGACAACGCATCAGGTGCGAGTAGCCTGCAGGTTCCCGCTGATTTGGCGCTGAGCACTTCGGCAAGACTGCCCTTCCTGCCCGACCCACTGGCCCACCGGCCCCCAAGCGCCCCTCCGACGGAGTCCCCAGGCCTTTTCACCGTGGCCGCTCCAGCCCCGGGAGCGCCTTCTCCTCCCGCCACCCTGGCGCACCTTCTTCCCGCCCAGGCCATGTACAGCCTGCTGGAGACTGAACTCAAGAACCCCGCGGGGCCACCCACCCCAGCTGCAGGCGCGGGCGGCCCCGCAGCCCCGGGCGGTGCAGGCAAGAGTACCGCGAACGCAGGCGGCGGCGCGAACGcaggcggcggcagcggcggtggcgcgagcggcggcggcggcggcggcggcggcgggggcagTGACCAGGACCGGGTGAAGCGGCCCATGAACGCCTTCATGGTGTGGTCCCGCGGGCAGCGGCGCAAGATGGCTCTGGAGAACCCCAAGATGCACAACTCTGAGATCAGCAAGCGCTTGGGCGCCGACTGGAAACTGCTGACCGATGCCGAGAAGCGGCCGTTCATCGACGAGGCCAAGCGGCTGCGCGCCGTGCACATGAAAGAATACCCGGACTACAAGTACCGGCCGCGCCGCAAGACCAAGACGCTGCTCAAGAAGGACAAGTACTCCCTGCCCGGCGGCCTGCTGCCCCCCGGAGCCgcggccgcggccgccgccgctgccgccgccgccgccgctagCAGCCCGGTGGGCGTGGGCCAGCGCCTGGACACGTACACACACGTGAACGGCTGGGCCAACGGCGCGTACTCGCTGGTGCAGGAGCAGCTGGGCTACGCGCAGCCCGCGACCATGAGcagcccgccgccgccgcccgcgctgCCGCAGATGCACCGCTACGACATGGCCGGCCTGCAGTACAGCCCCATGATGCCGCCCGGCGCCCAGAGCTACATgaacgccgccgccgccgcggctgCCGCCTCGGGCTACGGGGGCATGGcgccctccgccgccgccgccgccgccgccgcctacGGGCAGCAGCcagccaccgccgccgccgccgcggccgccgccgccatgAGCCTGGGCCCCATGGGCACGGTGGTGAAGACCGAGCCCAGCTCGCCGCCGCCCGCCATCGCGTCGCACTCGCAGCGCGCGTGCCTCGGCGACCTGCGCGACATGATCAGCATGTACCTGCCGCCCGGCGGGGACGCGGCTGACGCCGCCTCGCCGCTGCCGGGCGGCCGCCTGCACAGCGTGCACCAGCACTACCAGGGCGCCGGGACTGCCGTCAACGGAACGGTGCCGCTGACCCACATCTGAGCACCGGCCTGCGCTCGCCGCTCctccgccccaccccgccccgcacCCCCGAGTTGGGACGCCTTGTTGTTTAGCTTTGCTTGCCTGGGACTGTTGCCTTGTACCGATGATGGGGAGGACAGAAAGTTTTGCTATAGCTGTCGGGTTTTGTACAAAAGCAAAAAGGAGTCCGGAGTGGCGGAAATGGGACTTTCTCGAGCTCGCCTGCCTCTCTCcgttgcccctccctccccttttgtAGGCTGGGGATCGCTGTGTTGTTTGCAAAGAAAAAGCAGCAccccccttctcctcctgggTTCCTGGGTTTTTCTGTTGCATTTGAAAATGTTGTTCCGTTAGTTTGCTGTTAGCCGAGTGAGTGGATGGGAGAAACATACTCTCTGGTGAGGCTAGCCTGAGAACTGCAACGCCTCCTCCCCCAGTAGCGTTGCATCTGTTTTCCTCGTGGGctttgcggggggtggggggcggggcgctGACCGCTCGGAGCGGCGCGGCAGCCAAAGCAGATGTTAATTTATAGCCAGGTGTGCGTGTGTCTCCCGCCTCGCCGCCCCTGACCGCGGGACAGCTTCTGTCCAGTCAGCATTTAGGCTACTGAGTTGGTGATTTCTGCCGTGATCTGTTTGATATTTCGTCGCGCTAACGTATTTGGATTTCGTTTGGGTGGTGGGGATAAGGGTCTATTTTGTTTCAGGTTTTTCAAGGTTTTACTCCGAATTCCTAAATGAGAGATCA contains these protein-coding regions:
- the SOX3 gene encoding transcription factor SOX-3, whose protein sequence is MRPARDNASGASSLQVPADLALSTSARLPFLPDPLAHRPPSAPPTESPGLFTVAAPAPGAPSPPATLAHLLPAQAMYSLLETELKNPAGPPTPAAGAGGPAAPGGAGKSTANAGGGANAGGGSGGGASGGGGGGGGGGSDQDRVKRPMNAFMVWSRGQRRKMALENPKMHNSEISKRLGADWKLLTDAEKRPFIDEAKRLRAVHMKEYPDYKYRPRRKTKTLLKKDKYSLPGGLLPPGAAAAAAAAAAAAAASSPVGVGQRLDTYTHVNGWANGAYSLVQEQLGYAQPATMSSPPPPPALPQMHRYDMAGLQYSPMMPPGAQSYMNAAAAAAAASGYGGMAPSAAAAAAAAYGQQPATAAAAAAAAAMSLGPMGTVVKTEPSSPPPAIASHSQRACLGDLRDMISMYLPPGGDAADAASPLPGGRLHSVHQHYQGAGTAVNGTVPLTHI